A single genomic interval of Gossypium raimondii isolate GPD5lz chromosome 11, ASM2569854v1, whole genome shotgun sequence harbors:
- the LOC105789538 gene encoding uncharacterized protein LOC105789538, whose translation MSPFEVLYGGKCQSPICWLELIEKKLISPDLVLKAEEKVMVIENHLKISQDRQKAYADKRRKHVSYEVGDKVFLKVSTWKKIIHFGLKRKLNPRFIRPYEIREHKRLVIYRLAFSPKMSKIHNVFHVSMLQRYRPDPNHVVQLEALEVEPNLSYEEEFVCILDRKIKMLRNKEIPLVKVLWKNHKVEKATWERENSMKEQYPHLFEGTKF comes from the coding sequence ATGTCACCTTTTGAGGTGTTGTACGGGGGGAAGTGTCAATCACCAATTTGTTGGTTGGAGCTTATTGAGAAGAAGCTGATTAGCCCAGACCTAGTCCTTAAAGCAGAAGAAAAAGTTATGGTCATTGAGAACCACTTAAAGATTTCCCAAGACCGTCAAAAAGCATACGCTGATAAAAGAAGGAAACATGTATCTTATGAAGTTGGTGACAAGGTGTTTCTTAAGGTTTCAACCTGGAAGAAGATAATTCACTTTGGGTTAAAAAGGAAGCTCAATCCAAGATTCATCAGACCTTATGAAATTCGGGAGCACAAAAGGCTAGTAATATATCGATTAGCTTTTTCACCAAAAATGTCTAAGATCCACAATGTGTTCCATGTGTCGATGTTGCAAAGATATCGCCCTGATCCAAACCATGTGGTTCAATTAGAGGCATTGGAGGTGGAGCCAAATTTGTCTTACGAAGAAGAGTTCGTCTGTATCCTAGATAGAAAAATCAAAATGcttagaaataaagaaataccCTTGGTCAAGGTGTTGTGGAAGAACCATAAAGTTGAAAAGGCTACATGGGAAAGAGAAAACTCAATGAAAGAACAGTATCCTCATCTCTTCGAAGGTACGAAATTTTAA
- the LOC105788082 gene encoding AAA-ATPase At1g43910 has product MSSLLEQLPSSTTLLSMYASFSAMAMLIRTILNEMVPKRIQNYISTKFLDLASSCLSSDFTFIIEERWQAVLNETFRAVEAYLPTRIGPFTDSLLIGSNEPLNPSAPPKQRIPVDCKIVDEFHGMRLEWTLRNSVDSNKYFPREKRYFRLNCKKGDRDRVMQCYFPHIATTARWILNQRETLNIYTYDRESSVWEPTVFKHPATFETLAMEPEVKQFIKDDLDSFVERKDFFEGVGRAWKRGYLFYGPPGTGKSSLVAAIANYLRYNIYDLQLQTARSDADLRHILTSTTNRSILLIEDIDCGTKVSHDRAKDQEDNDEQQNSNRLSSTDPGVTLSGLLNFLDGLWSSCGHERIIIFTTNHKDKLDPALLRPGRMDVHIHMGYCTPTAFRKLSATYLGIKHHPSFLTIDNLLQNITLTPAEVAQQLMKTDDPEAVLQSFIHFLEMKRNLRDDI; this is encoded by the exons ATGTCTTCATTGTTGGAACAGTTACCTTCCTCCACTACCCTCTTGTCCATGTATGCCTCCTTCTCCGCCATGGCCATGCTAATTCGTACCATCTTGAACGAAATGGTCCCCAAACGAATCCAAAACTACATTTCCACCAAGTTTTTGGACTTAGCTTCATCTTGCCTTTCCTCTGATTTCACTTTCATTATCGAGGAACGTTGGCAAGCTGTTCTTAACGAAACATTTCGTGCCGTAGAAGCCTATCTGCCAACCAGGATCGGCCCTTTCACAGATAGTCTCTTGATTGGATCCAATGAACCCCTAAACCCCAGTGCGCCGCCCAAACAACGCATTCCCGTTGACTGCAAGATCGTCGATGAATTCCATGGCATGCGTTTGGAATGGACTCTTCGTAATTCCGTCGACTCCAACAAGTACTTCCCTCGAGAGAAAAGATACTTCCGCTTGAACTGTAAGAAAGGAGATAGAGACAGAGTAATGCAATGCTACTTCCCTCACATTGCAACAACAGCACGGTGGATCTTGAACCAACGGGAgaccctcaatatttacaccTATGATCGAGAATCATCGGTATGGGAACCCACGGTTTTCAAGCACCCTGCAACGTTTGAGACTCTAGCTATGGAGCCAGAGGTGAAGCAGTTCATAAAGGATGACCTTGACTCTTTTGTTGAACGAAAGGATTTCTTTGAGGGCGTTGGCAGGGCTTGGAAACGAGGGTACCTTTTTTATGGTCCACCAGGGACAGGGAAATCTTCACTTGTGGCTGCAATTGCAAACTACTTGAGATACAATATATACGATCTTCAACTACAAACTGCTCGAAGTGATGCTGACTTAAGGCATATTCTAACCTCTACCACTAACCGCTCCATTCTCCTTATTGAGGACATAGATTGTGGCACAAAAGTCTCTCATGATCGAGCCAAGGAccaagaagataatgatgagCAACAAAATTCAAATCGCCTTTCTTCTACTGATCCTGgg GTGACGTTGTCAGGCTTACTCAACTTCCTTGATGGGTTATGGTCGAGTTGTGGGCATGAGAGGATCATCATCTTCACCACAAATCATAAAGACAAGTTGGATCCAGCTCTGTTGCGCCCTGGACGAATGGATGTTCACATTCACATGGGTTATTGCACTCCTACTGCTTTTAGAAAGCTTTCAGCCACATATCTTGGAATCAAACACCATCCTTCCTTTCTTACTATTGATAATCTCTTACAAAATATCACCCTCACTCCAGCCGAAGTAGCACAGCAGCTGATGAAGACTGACGATCCTGAAGCTGTACTCCAGAGTTTCATTCACTTtcttgaaatgaaaaggaattTAAGAGATGACATATAG